In Buchnera aphidicola (Macrosiphum gaurae), the following proteins share a genomic window:
- the panB gene encoding 3-methyl-2-oxobutanoate hydroxymethyltransferase, with translation MESITISQLKNWKKNKKKFAAITAYDFSFAKLFSNQGVPVILIGDSLGMTIQGQSSTLSVRIKDIEYHTKAVRKGAPKTFLLSDLPFMSYYNTKQALKNTAKILRSGANMIKVEGGKWLVEIIKELSDRSILVCGHIGLTPQSFNYLSGYKVQGKHPHDAKKIIDDALLLEESGIQMLVVECIPEKLAKKITENLSIPVIGIGSGKYTDGQILVMHDLLGITEGKKTSFTKNFLSESGSVQKAIQKYIYEVKKGIFPNKKYSF, from the coding sequence ATGGAATCTATTACAATTTCTCAATTAAAAAATTGGAAAAAAAATAAAAAAAAATTCGCAGCTATCACAGCTTATGACTTTAGCTTTGCTAAATTATTTTCTAATCAAGGTGTTCCAGTTATACTTATAGGTGATTCTCTTGGAATGACTATACAGGGTCAAAGTTCTACATTATCAGTAAGAATTAAAGACATTGAATATCATACAAAAGCAGTTAGAAAAGGAGCACCAAAGACATTTTTGTTATCTGATTTACCATTTATGTCTTATTACAATACTAAACAAGCGCTTAAAAACACAGCAAAAATTTTAAGATCCGGTGCTAATATGATAAAAGTAGAAGGTGGAAAATGGTTAGTAGAAATTATTAAAGAATTATCTGATAGATCAATATTAGTATGTGGTCATATAGGTTTAACACCCCAATCTTTTAACTATTTAAGCGGATATAAAGTTCAAGGAAAACACCCACATGATGCAAAAAAAATAATAGATGATGCCTTATTATTAGAGGAATCTGGAATTCAAATGCTTGTCGTAGAATGTATTCCAGAAAAATTAGCAAAAAAAATAACTGAAAATTTATCTATTCCAGTTATTGGAATAGGATCAGGAAAATATACTGATGGACAAATTCTGGTAATGCATGACTTATTAGGAATTACTGAAGGCAAAAAAACGAGTTTTACAAAAAATTTTCTTTCTGAAAGTGGTAGTGTTCAAAAAGCAATTCAAAAATATATATACGAAGTTAAAAAA
- the dksA gene encoding RNA polymerase-binding protein DksA, which produces MEKEKNKKTSSLNVLSIAGLQPYQKKIDEQYMNEDQMLHFHKILETWKNQLKDEINHTLLYIQDKATNFPDPIDRATQEEEFSLDLRNRDRSRKLIKKIEITLKKIKEKDFGYCNSCGIEIGIRRLEARPTANLCIDCKTLAEIREKQMTG; this is translated from the coding sequence ATGGAAAAAGAAAAAAATAAAAAAACATCATCTTTAAATGTTCTTTCTATTGCAGGTTTGCAGCCTTATCAAAAAAAAATAGATGAACAATACATGAATGAAGATCAAATGTTACACTTTCATAAAATTCTTGAAACATGGAAAAACCAATTAAAAGATGAAATTAACCATACTCTACTCTATATACAAGATAAAGCTACAAATTTTCCAGATCCTATTGATCGCGCCACACAAGAAGAAGAATTTAGTTTAGATTTACGAAATCGTGATCGCAGTCGAAAACTAATTAAAAAAATCGAAATTACTTTAAAAAAAATTAAAGAAAAAGATTTTGGTTATTGCAATTCTTGTGGTATTGAGATTGGAATTCGTCGTTTAGAAGCTAGACCTACTGCTAATCTTTGTATTGATTGCAAAACACTAGCAGAAATTAGAGAAAAGCAAATGACTGGTTAA
- the truA gene encoding tRNA pseudouridine(38-40) synthase TruA — protein MASNNVKKFALGVEYDGSLHHGWQRQKNVPSIQEEIERALSIIANHKINVICAGRTDAGVHSVGQVVHFNTTAIRKKLSWLIGVNSYLSKNISIVWVKEVPENFHARYSAITRSYRYIIYNCIVRSAIFQTKLNHIYKELNVKKMYSQSQFLLGEHDFTSFRALGCQSYSPYRKITKLNVFRFNNWVVIDITANSFLHHMVRNIVGSLIEVGISKKKEDWIQELLKKKDRNYAGATAPAKGLYLVCVEYPSHFDLPQSAYRTIFFK, from the coding sequence ATGGCATCAAATAATGTTAAGAAGTTTGCTTTAGGAGTTGAATATGATGGAAGTTTACATCATGGATGGCAACGTCAAAAAAATGTGCCTAGTATTCAAGAAGAAATAGAAAGAGCCTTGTCTATAATTGCTAATCATAAGATAAATGTTATATGTGCAGGTCGTACTGACGCTGGAGTTCATAGTGTGGGACAGGTTGTACATTTTAATACTACAGCTATTAGAAAAAAATTGTCTTGGTTAATAGGGGTAAATAGTTATTTATCTAAAAATATTTCTATTGTATGGGTAAAAGAAGTTCCGGAAAATTTTCATGCTCGTTATAGTGCTATAACACGTTCTTATCGTTATATAATATATAATTGCATTGTTCGTTCTGCTATTTTTCAGACTAAATTAAATCATATTTATAAAGAATTAAATGTAAAAAAAATGTATTCTCAATCTCAATTTTTATTAGGAGAACACGATTTTACATCTTTTAGAGCACTTGGATGTCAATCATATTCTCCATATAGAAAAATTACAAAATTAAACGTTTTCCGTTTTAATAATTGGGTAGTAATTGATATTACAGCTAATTCTTTTTTGCACCACATGGTTCGGAATATTGTTGGTTCTTTAATTGAAGTTGGTATTTCTAAAAAAAAGGAAGATTGGATTCAAGAGTTATTAAAAAAAAAAGATAGAAATTATGCAGGAGCAACTGCGCCAGCTAAAGGTTTATATTTGGTATGTGTAGAATATCCTTCGCATTTTGACTTACCACAATCAGCATATAGAACTATATTTTTTAAATAA
- the mrcB gene encoding penicillin-binding protein 1B — protein MLIKIFFFMLVLIIFYGFYLYIKINRSIKGKVWILPTLLYGRIVNLEPGNLYSQKEISNLLENTMYRKVDSVMLPGEYSIKDNTIEFIRRSFDFPDIKEGEFHTRLSFNKNILIEIKNIENNRNFSFFRLEPKLIAMLKSPEKKKRIFISRNKYPEMLVKTLLAIEDKYFYQHDGIHISSIGRAFLVNIMAGRTIQGGSTLTQQLIKNLFLTNTRSILRKINEMYMALILDGFYTKDRILELYLNEVYLGQDGDEQIRGFPLASIYYFGRPIDELTLEQYALLVGMVKGASLYNPWTHPKSALKRRNLVLFSLYEQKYITKNIYEDLCKRSLNVQPKGNIISPHPSFVQLVYQEFKKKIHSPIENFPGIKIFTTLDPTSQNAMEKAVKIEMLLLKRKKRLKDLEVAMIVIDRFTGEVQAIIGSSKPEFNGYNRALKARRSIGSLSKPITYLTALSQPNKYRLNSWISDRPISIKLDNGKYWIPKNNNFSFSGKVMLLDALIHSINIPTVNLSMDIGLKKLVDSWLHLGISKNRITPFPSISLGAINLTPIEIAQVFQIIANGGYKSSLSSVKSIISDDGQVFYQTLPQSKHVESSEASYLTLYSMQQVVNSGTAKSLGVIFKEFSLAGKTGTTNNLVDNWFVGIDGKQIAITWIGRDNNKTTKLYSASGAMQIYRRYLQYQRPIPLVLKPPKNINMFYIDNMGQLFCEKNDKHNRILPVWSTKNQKICNNDKLSENFVIKEKKNFLFRLQDFFKK, from the coding sequence ATATTAATAAAAATATTTTTTTTTATGTTGGTTTTAATTATTTTTTATGGTTTTTATTTGTATATTAAAATAAATCGATCAATCAAAGGAAAAGTATGGATTCTCCCTACTTTATTGTATGGACGTATAGTTAATTTAGAACCAGGCAATTTGTATTCTCAAAAGGAGATCTCAAATCTTTTAGAAAATACCATGTATAGAAAAGTAGATTCAGTTATGTTGCCCGGGGAATACAGCATAAAAGACAATACTATAGAATTTATACGACGTTCTTTTGATTTTCCTGATATTAAAGAAGGTGAGTTTCATACACGCTTATCTTTTAATAAAAATATTTTAATAGAAATTAAAAACATTGAAAATAATCGTAATTTTAGTTTTTTCCGTTTAGAACCTAAATTAATTGCTATGTTGAAGTCTCCTGAAAAAAAGAAACGTATATTTATTTCTCGTAATAAGTATCCCGAAATGTTAGTTAAAACACTTTTAGCAATTGAAGATAAGTATTTTTATCAGCATGATGGCATTCATATATCTTCTATAGGTCGAGCTTTTTTAGTAAATATCATGGCCGGTCGTACAATACAAGGCGGAAGTACTCTTACTCAGCAATTAATAAAAAATTTGTTTTTAACAAATACTCGTTCAATTTTAAGAAAAATAAATGAAATGTATATGGCTTTAATTTTAGACGGTTTTTATACAAAAGACCGAATTTTAGAGCTTTATTTAAATGAAGTTTATTTAGGACAAGATGGTGATGAACAAATTAGAGGATTTCCTCTTGCTAGTATTTATTATTTTGGTAGGCCAATAGATGAATTAACTTTAGAACAATACGCTTTATTAGTTGGAATGGTAAAAGGTGCATCTTTATATAATCCTTGGACTCATCCTAAATCTGCATTAAAAAGAAGAAACTTGGTGCTATTTTCATTGTATGAACAGAAATATATTACTAAAAATATTTATGAAGATTTATGTAAACGATCTTTAAATGTTCAACCTAAAGGTAATATTATTTCACCCCATCCTTCTTTCGTACAACTTGTCTATCAAGAATTCAAAAAAAAAATTCACAGTCCAATTGAGAATTTTCCGGGAATAAAGATATTTACAACTCTTGATCCTACTTCGCAAAATGCAATGGAAAAAGCTGTAAAAATAGAAATGCTTCTATTAAAAAGAAAAAAAAGACTAAAGGATTTAGAAGTTGCCATGATAGTTATAGATAGATTTACTGGAGAAGTTCAAGCAATTATTGGAAGTTCTAAACCAGAATTTAATGGTTACAATCGTGCTTTAAAAGCTCGTCGTTCTATTGGTTCTTTATCTAAACCAATAACATATTTAACTGCTTTATCACAACCAAATAAATATCGTTTAAATAGCTGGATTTCTGATCGTCCTATTTCTATTAAATTAGATAATGGTAAATATTGGATACCAAAAAATAATAACTTTTCTTTTAGTGGAAAAGTAATGTTATTAGATGCATTAATTCATTCGATTAATATCCCTACAGTTAATCTCAGCATGGATATAGGATTAAAAAAATTAGTTGATAGTTGGTTACATTTAGGAATTTCTAAAAATAGAATTACTCCTTTTCCATCAATATCTTTAGGAGCTATTAATCTAACACCTATTGAAATAGCTCAAGTATTTCAAATAATTGCAAATGGTGGTTATAAATCATCATTATCATCAGTTAAATCGATTATTTCTGATGATGGTCAAGTATTTTATCAAACTTTACCTCAATCGAAACATGTAGAATCTTCTGAAGCTTCTTATTTAACATTATATTCTATGCAACAAGTAGTTAATAGTGGCACGGCAAAATCATTGGGAGTAATTTTTAAAGAATTTTCTTTAGCAGGAAAAACTGGTACTACAAACAATTTAGTCGATAATTGGTTTGTGGGTATTGATGGAAAACAAATTGCAATTACTTGGATAGGAAGAGATAATAATAAAACAACAAAATTATATAGTGCTTCTGGAGCAATGCAAATTTACAGAAGATATCTTCAATATCAACGTCCAATACCATTAGTATTGAAGCCTCCAAAAAATATTAATATGTTTTATATTGATAATATGGGTCAATTATTTTGTGAAAAAAATGATAAACATAATCGAATTTTACCTGTATGGTCTACAAAAAACCAAAAAATTTGTAATAATGATAAATTATCAGAAAATTTTGTAATAAAAGAAAAAAAGAATTTTTTATTTCGATTACAAGATTTTTTTAAAAAATAG
- the secA gene encoding preprotein translocase subunit SecA → MLMKFLTKIFSNRNNRILKKFKKIVLSINELEEKFQCLSDKKLKEQTKLFRLRLSNGETLDDILPEAFATVREASKRVFNMRHFDVQILGGIVLNQQCIAEMRTGEGKTLTSTLPAYLNALSGKGVHIVTMNDYLAQRDAEKNTPLFAFLDLTVGLNLSEMSFFAKKKAYLSDITYGTNNEYGFDYLRDNMIFSAEERVQRELNYALVDEVDSILIDEARTPLIISGPSEDSSELYKEIDKIVPFLVSQKKEDSDIFSGTGHFTVDEQSKQVHLTERGLIEIEKILLDRKLMNTGESLYSSNNIILMHHVLSALRAHKLFIRDVDYLVKDNSVVIVDEHTGRTMPGRRWSDGLHQAIEAKENVPIKNENQTLASITFQNYFRLYKKLSGMTGTAETESFEFSSIYNLDTIVIPTNRKMIRKDLPDLVYITKKEKINAIIKDIQECIKLNKPVLVGTVSIEKSEIISKKLLKLNINHSVLNAKFHAKEAEIIAQAGKPKSITIATNMAGRGTDIVLGGNLEVELNRHKNLTLDEIKSIKKKWKKEHDLVVSVGGLHIIGTERHESRRIDNQLRGRAGRQGDSGSSRFYLSMEDSLMRIFASDKIIYMMRKLGLSSNEAIEHPWVTKAIENAQKKVENRNFDIRKQLLEYDDVINEQRSAIYSQRNKLIDAKNIRSMIYDILKDVLKKNIILYMPKNTMKDKWNIIDLENKFNFDFHLNVPISSWLTIEPNLKYEKIISKIIDFAKINYKNKEKLIGSNNMRVIEKMIMLQTLDSLWKEHLSAIDYLRQGIHLRGYAQKDPKQEYKRESFNMFSSMLELLKYEVISFLSKMNLSYAKKYINLNKKFVVDPNNTKISRNALCICGSGKKYKYCHGSL, encoded by the coding sequence ATGTTAATGAAATTTCTAACTAAAATATTTAGTAATCGGAACAATCGCATTTTAAAAAAGTTTAAAAAAATAGTTTTATCTATTAATGAGTTAGAAGAGAAATTTCAATGTTTATCAGATAAAAAATTAAAAGAACAAACAAAACTTTTTCGTTTACGATTAAGCAATGGTGAAACTTTAGATGATATATTACCAGAAGCTTTTGCTACAGTGCGAGAAGCGAGTAAACGCGTGTTTAATATGCGCCATTTTGATGTGCAAATTCTTGGGGGAATAGTTTTAAATCAACAATGTATTGCAGAAATGCGGACAGGAGAAGGAAAAACTTTAACATCAACTTTACCAGCTTATTTAAATGCATTAAGTGGAAAAGGTGTACACATAGTAACTATGAATGATTATTTAGCTCAACGAGATGCTGAAAAAAATACTCCATTATTTGCATTTCTTGATTTGACAGTAGGATTAAACTTATCTGAAATGTCTTTTTTTGCTAAAAAAAAAGCTTACTTATCTGATATTACTTATGGTACAAATAATGAATATGGATTTGACTATTTGCGTGATAATATGATTTTTTCTGCTGAGGAAAGAGTACAAAGAGAATTAAATTATGCATTAGTTGATGAAGTAGATTCAATCCTGATAGATGAAGCTAGAACACCTTTAATTATTTCAGGACCATCAGAAGATAGTTCCGAACTATATAAAGAAATTGATAAAATCGTGCCTTTCTTAGTCTCTCAAAAAAAAGAAGATTCAGATATTTTTAGTGGAACAGGACATTTTACTGTTGATGAACAATCAAAACAAGTACATTTAACAGAAAGAGGATTAATTGAAATTGAAAAAATATTACTCGACAGGAAATTAATGAATACAGGCGAATCATTATATTCCTCTAATAATATAATATTAATGCATCATGTCCTATCTGCGCTGCGTGCTCATAAATTATTTATTCGAGATGTTGATTATCTTGTAAAAGATAATAGTGTAGTTATTGTAGATGAGCATACAGGTCGTACCATGCCAGGAAGAAGATGGTCAGATGGACTACATCAGGCAATAGAAGCTAAAGAAAATGTTCCTATAAAAAATGAGAATCAAACTCTTGCATCTATTACTTTTCAAAATTATTTTCGTTTGTATAAAAAATTATCAGGTATGACAGGGACTGCTGAAACTGAATCTTTTGAATTTAGTTCTATTTATAATCTTGATACTATTGTAATACCAACCAATAGAAAGATGATACGTAAAGATTTGCCTGATTTAGTGTATATCACTAAAAAAGAAAAAATTAATGCTATTATTAAAGATATACAAGAATGTATAAAATTGAATAAACCTGTATTAGTTGGTACAGTATCTATTGAAAAATCAGAAATCATTTCTAAAAAATTATTAAAATTAAATATTAATCATAGTGTTTTAAATGCTAAATTTCATGCTAAAGAAGCTGAAATTATAGCACAAGCAGGTAAACCTAAATCTATTACCATTGCTACTAATATGGCTGGAAGAGGAACAGATATCGTTCTTGGGGGTAATTTAGAAGTCGAATTAAATCGACATAAAAATCTAACTTTAGATGAAATTAAAAGTATTAAAAAGAAATGGAAAAAAGAACATGATTTAGTTGTTTCTGTTGGAGGATTACACATAATTGGTACCGAACGTCATGAGTCGCGTCGTATTGATAATCAATTGAGAGGTCGTGCTGGTCGTCAAGGAGATAGTGGTTCTTCACGTTTTTATCTTTCTATGGAAGATTCATTAATGCGGATTTTTGCATCTGATAAAATTATTTATATGATGCGTAAATTAGGATTATCTTCAAATGAAGCTATTGAACATCCCTGGGTAACTAAAGCTATAGAAAATGCTCAAAAAAAAGTAGAAAATCGTAATTTTGATATTAGAAAACAATTATTAGAATATGATGATGTTATTAATGAACAACGCAGTGCGATTTATTCTCAACGTAATAAACTAATTGATGCCAAAAATATAAGATCAATGATTTATGATATTTTAAAAGATGTTTTAAAAAAAAATATTATTTTATACATGCCTAAAAACACAATGAAAGATAAATGGAACATTATTGATTTAGAAAATAAATTCAATTTTGATTTTCATTTAAACGTACCAATTTCATCTTGGTTAACTATAGAACCTAATTTAAAATATGAAAAAATTATAAGCAAAATAATTGATTTTGCAAAAATTAATTATAAAAACAAAGAAAAATTAATTGGTTCAAATAATATGCGTGTAATAGAAAAAATGATTATGTTACAAACATTGGATTCACTTTGGAAAGAACATTTATCAGCTATAGATTATTTAAGACAAGGTATCCATTTGCGTGGTTATGCTCAAAAAGATCCTAAACAAGAATATAAAAGAGAATCTTTTAATATGTTTTCTAGCATGCTAGAATTATTAAAATATGAAGTAATATCATTTCTTAGTAAGATGAATTTATCTTATGCAAAAAAATATATAAATTTAAACAAAAAATTTGTAGTTGATCCTAATAATACTAAAATTAGTCGAAATGCACTTTGTATATGTGGTTCAGGAAAAAAATACAAGTATTGTCATGGTAGTTTATAA
- a CDS encoding NUDIX domain-containing protein: MNYIYAAIGIIINKKKVYITKGKYKENTWEFPGGKIKKHENIIHALKRELLEEVGITILKFNFFQYIKYINSKKKLKLYFFLIKKWQNQPYSIEGYSYYWKFLYHLKTLDFPPANHNVITSLKNKF, translated from the coding sequence ATGAATTATATATATGCAGCAATTGGAATTATTATAAATAAAAAAAAAGTTTATATAACTAAGGGGAAATATAAAGAAAATACTTGGGAGTTTCCAGGTGGAAAAATCAAGAAACATGAAAACATAATACATGCATTAAAAAGAGAATTATTGGAAGAAGTCGGAATTACTATATTAAAATTTAATTTCTTTCAATATATAAAATATATAAATTCTAAAAAAAAATTAAAGTTATATTTTTTTTTAATAAAAAAATGGCAAAACCAACCTTATAGTATTGAAGGATACTCATATTATTGGAAATTTTTATATCATTTAAAAACTCTTGATTTTCCACCTGCAAATCATAATGTTATAACTTCTCTTAAAAATAAATTTTAA
- the coaE gene encoding dephospho-CoA kinase (Dephospho-CoA kinase (CoaE) performs the final step in coenzyme A biosynthesis.) — protein MTYIVALTGGIGSGKTTVSNGFKKIGINVIDTDVIARNIIEYNSQIFCSIKKKFGEKILNKENSINRILLRKYIFNDKNHRLWLENLLYPKIYQESKTQIKLTKSNWCLWVVPLLIEKKLEKQAHRILLVDTPVKEQIKRIIKRDKISFLEAKKIIALQTTRKKRISISDDIIFNKKNVKKINTYVCYFNSLYLYLSKKNDKKITEIKKNYLTKFY, from the coding sequence ATGACTTATATTGTAGCACTTACTGGAGGGATTGGTAGTGGAAAAACTACTGTCTCTAATGGATTTAAAAAAATAGGTATCAATGTTATTGATACAGATGTTATTGCAAGAAATATTATAGAGTATAATTCACAAATATTTTGTTCTATTAAAAAAAAATTTGGAGAAAAAATATTAAATAAAGAAAACTCAATTAATCGAATTTTACTTAGAAAATATATTTTCAATGATAAAAATCATCGTTTATGGCTAGAAAATCTATTATATCCTAAAATTTATCAAGAAAGTAAAACTCAAATAAAACTTACGAAATCAAATTGGTGTTTATGGGTAGTACCATTACTAATTGAAAAAAAATTAGAAAAACAAGCTCACAGGATTCTTTTAGTTGACACACCAGTAAAAGAACAAATAAAACGTATAATTAAAAGAGATAAAATCAGTTTTCTAGAAGCAAAAAAAATCATTGCACTACAGACTACCAGAAAAAAAAGAATTTCTATATCAGATGATATTATTTTTAATAAAAAAAATGTTAAAAAAATAAATACATATGTTTGTTATTTTAATTCACTTTACTTATATTTATCAAAAAAAAACGATAAGAAAATTACAGAAATTAAAAAAAACTATTTGACAAAATTTTATTAA
- a CDS encoding GMP reductase, giving the protein MRIEEDIKLGFKDVLIRPKRSILKSRAQVDLIRCFSFKYSSIIWSGIPIIAANMDTIGTFEMVKSLSNFNILTAVHKYYSFEEWKIFVNSSSKEVLNHVIVSIGISKIDFLKIKKIFLLSSELKYICIDVANGYSEHVVSFLKLVRDYFPDKIICAGNVVTGEMVEELILSGADIVKVGIGPGSVCTTRVKTGVGYPQLSAIIECADAAHGLSGQIISDGGCTVSGDIAKAFGGGADFVMLGGMLSGHKECSGDIVEEKSKKYMLFYGMSSISAMKRHQGKIAGYRASEGKTVKIPFRGSVDGTIRDILGGLRSSCTYVGAEKLKELTKRTTFIRVTEQENCIFNIFK; this is encoded by the coding sequence ATGAGAATTGAAGAAGATATCAAATTAGGTTTTAAAGATGTATTGATTAGACCAAAACGTTCTATATTAAAAAGTCGTGCTCAAGTTGATCTTATTCGTTGTTTTTCTTTTAAATATTCTTCTATTATCTGGTCAGGTATTCCTATTATTGCAGCAAATATGGACACTATAGGTACATTTGAGATGGTGAAATCTTTATCAAATTTTAATATACTAACAGCGGTTCATAAGTATTATTCTTTTGAAGAATGGAAAATTTTTGTTAATTCATCTTCTAAAGAAGTATTGAACCATGTAATTGTGTCAATTGGAATTTCTAAAATAGATTTTTTAAAAATTAAAAAAATATTTTTATTATCTTCGGAGTTAAAATATATTTGTATTGATGTTGCAAATGGCTATTCTGAACATGTTGTTTCTTTTTTGAAATTAGTAAGAGATTATTTTCCAGATAAAATTATTTGTGCTGGTAATGTTGTTACTGGGGAAATGGTTGAGGAATTGATACTTTCTGGAGCAGATATAGTTAAAGTTGGTATTGGTCCAGGTTCAGTATGTACTACACGAGTAAAAACTGGAGTCGGTTATCCTCAACTTTCAGCGATTATAGAATGTGCTGATGCAGCACATGGTTTAAGTGGACAAATTATTAGTGATGGAGGGTGTACTGTTTCCGGAGATATTGCTAAAGCTTTTGGAGGGGGTGCAGATTTTGTTATGTTAGGAGGCATGCTTTCAGGTCATAAAGAATGTTCAGGAGATATAGTCGAAGAAAAATCAAAAAAATATATGTTGTTTTATGGTATGAGTTCTATTTCTGCTATGAAACGTCATCAAGGGAAAATTGCTGGATATCGCGCATCTGAAGGTAAAACAGTTAAAATACCTTTTCGTGGAAGTGTGGACGGTACTATACGTGATATTCTGGGAGGATTACGTTCTTCTTGTACCTATGTTGGTGCAGAGAAATTAAAAGAATTAACAAAAAGAACTACATTTATACGAGTTACTGAACAAGAAAATTGCATTTTTAATATTTTTAAATAA